The nucleotide window AGATCTGCTGCTGACCCTTAATAGCAGCGTCCTGGAGGCCAGGACTGAAAGCAATGAGCTCAAAGCCCAGCAGGAGGAGCTAGCCTCCAGGCTTGATAAAGAAGTGAGCAAGCTCTCTATCGTGATGGAGGAGATGAAGCTAGTGGACAGCAAACACTCACAACTCATAACCAACTTCACAATCTTGCATGGTAAAGCATTAGATATGTTCTTGGAACTGAAAGGAGCTGGTAACTCCTTTGTTATCCATAAGATACTAACTGCATTTTAATGACTGATATTATATTTCCAGGCCCACCAGGTCCTAGAGGCCCACGGGGAGATAAGGGGCCCCAGGGGCCTGCTGGAAAAACCGGCGAGAAAGGCGACACTGGGGAAAGAGGCCAACCAGGGCTTCCAGGACCTAAAGGAGACAAAGGGATTCACGGCCTTCCAGGGATCCCCGGCTCCAAAGGTCCACCTGGGCCAAGGGGGAATCCTGGGTCAAAGGGCTCCAGAGGTTCAGGAGGTCGAGCTGGGCCTCCAGGTGAGAGGGGTGACCCTGGTTTACCTGGGCTTGCTGGCAGAGATGGTCAGCCAGGTCCTCAAGGCCCTCAAGGACCACAGGGACTCAGAGGGTTAACAGGACCTCCAGGACCACAGGGACCACCTGGCCCTGTCGGCCCCGTTGGTCCACCTGGGCCATCTGGACCACCTGGACCACCAGCTGGGCTCCCTGTCCAAGTGACTAAACCTTTGCCTCCTGTAGTACCACAGAGCTCAATGTCCCACCAAGTCCAAGGGCCTGTTCCCACCACGGCGCCAGGTACAACTTCCTGAACAAATTGTTCTTTTGAGTCAAATCTATTTGATTTGATCAAagcaaacacattttttttccatcacATTTCCATTTTTTGTCCTTGTGCACTTTAGGATGCCCGCCTCAGTGGAAAAGCTATAAAGACAGTTGCTACTATTTCTCAGCTCCATCAGAGAGACTCAACTTTGAAGAAGCCAAAGTAACATGCAGCAACAAGTCCGCTTCTATGCTCATTATCAATGATGAGGGTGAACAGGTAACAAGATTTCCTGGATACAGGTTAGACTTAGTCTAGATGAGTGTAAGACTAGCCTTTTTGTAGTCGAAGATCTAGTCTAAGATCTGTCTTTGGAAGCAGCcttgttgtgttttattttttttttattaaattaaataaatttacttaaaggttttttttcattgtgtttattCACCAGCTTTGGATCCGCAAGCAAATTGCAGGAAAGGGCTACTTCTGGCTGGGCCTTACAGATATGTTAGAGGAAAACATCTGGAGATGGGTGGATGGGAGCCTTCCCAGTTTTACGTGAGTGAGGGGCAGGGTACACTTCGACACATTTTGGCTTCTGTTCAATTATTTTGAAAGTTTTTGATGAATATACAAAGTTTCTATAAAAGAACGTATACAGAGGAGAAGCACAGACTGTTTATGAACCTTTAGCTTGGAAGTGGTGTAAATGTTACAACTTTTAATGACAGTTGAACGtgggagcccaggagtgaggagcagaagctctggtttttagccatttttttttgttctcttaCCTCTCTGAAATCATTTGCTcggtttaacctcgtctttgcccTTATTTGTTAatgtgggtccagtgctgtgattggacagattcgCGTGATTGGAGGCTGGACTATTTTGAGGTGCCTGCCATGTATATAAAATGGCAGACCCCCTCCCCAAAAAAAACTGGTGGTCTGGTTAAACAACACAGTCCTAGTACAGTACTCTGACCTTTTCCATACTTTTGTATATGACTGTATCTGCATCAAATGAGTTAAATCTGTGCTTCCAAAGGGTGATTAATATAATGTAGGGACTCAGTAATGTTGCTTTCATGGCACAAAACCGTCATCATGTCAAATCACGATTATATCTTTCACACAATGTAGAGCACATCTGCAGTATTTAACTGAGGTAgtaatctttttcttttttctttgggCACTGACAATGTCTAAATTAGTTTTGTCAGAACCCTTGGGAAAATTTTACATACGGGACACAATAAATGTATTCCATCCTTTTTCATATGTGACGCTAGGAAGTGGAAACCAGGCCAGCCTGATAACTGGAGCCATGGCCATGAAGAGGGCGAAGATTGCGCAGGGCTGATCCATGAGGCCAACTGGAACGACTTCTTCTGTACAGATCTCAATGGATTCATCTGTGAACGTACAAATGAGAGTAAGTAATTATTTTAGTGTTGACACACGATACTGCGTGAGAATTTCCATACCAAACTAATTAAGTCCTTCTGTCGTCCTCACAGGAAAAGTTCCAGTTTTATAGCATCCATTACTGAGCCAAGGGAAGAATGGATGTGACAATCAGGGAGACTCAAGTGGCTTCTTTCATGGGAATTCCTTACAAAGCAAGGAGAGCATGGCTTTGCCACTAGACTTTTAATGCTACCTGATGGACAGGAAAGAAGATGCCTACAAATCAGCAATAGTCAACAAAGTCTGAATGCCACAAACTGTTTGTAGACAACATGAAAATCCCATTAAGGTCATGTCTCAATACATTTTTAGGTGACGGGAAGGCTGTAAAGTATTATAAGCACAGTTGTAAATACCCTttataaaatcataaaacaaaTCAATGCCACATTACTCCAGTGCAATACAATGAGCTATGCAACTCCTACTTCAGTTATAATGAGCTACAGTCACCCAATAGAGTAAGCTACACTCAGTATGAAGCTGTAAACAGATTTGTCATAAGGTTTCTTTATCCTGAGCTTTTTTTATAGTCTGGAATATCAGTGGTATGAATTATCATGAATGAATCTTTTGAATATTTGCAGCAGCTGTGTATAAAAATAGTTGCACATTTGAACATACAGTATACATGTAGTCCTAAAATCTAGCCTGAGATAAATCATAGTTGGTATTTTGCATTACTTTTCTGTTATAAGATGAATTATCGTGTTGAAAGTCAAAATAGCTCGTCTAATGTAAGGCCTAATCTAATCACAACACATGGTGCCTCTAGGTAACCTCAGTCATCTCTCTTAATCAGACTTCTACAGCAGCCTGACAGAATGTGCACTGAGAAACACGATTACACGCCACGTTGCTCTGTTTCTGTTCTCCATGTTTGTAAACACTGCAATCCGGAACCTTTAGGAGGAAGAAAGTGTCACTGAGTTCCTGGGACATGTTTTTCCCCCCACGTACTGCAATAAAGCTGGATGAAAACCAAACCACATGGCAGTGTGGTTTTCCGTAGCCTGCTCAGTTCAGTTCACTTCAGTGCTTCAGAGTCAGCTCTGCAGATCTTTAATGAGCTCACTGTGTGCAAACGTGACAGGTAAACCACCTGATATTGGAAATACTATGGTAGGTTGTAccataaataactaaataaagcTGGAAAGATCATGACTGACGTGAAGAGCATAGACATATGCGTGTTagtataaatatgtattatgtGGTGGTGTTGCGGGTGGGTTCCAGGGTGCTGCTAGGGTTTTTTTGGTACCACTGGTGGTTGTGAGGGCATTGCTAACTGATTGCTGCGGTATCCcaccagattcacacattaatggaataattattatatttttatagcattttattattacattttagttAAATGTTTTAGACACTGGCTCCTacaatgtttcttctgaaataaaggctATTATCAACCAGCTTGTTCCCcctgtgctgcagtaacagcttctacttatCTGGAGATATTTTCAAtatatgttggaacattgctgtgaaaatTTGATGCCATTCgaccacaagaacattagtgaagtAAAGTAGTGGTGTAGGATAATAACGTCTAATTCTGGAGTTACTGAATGGAGCCCCATCACAAGAGAGAAGACACTTtaaatcagtggcggatgctggtctttcaaggaggggaagctcagtttcggcctacatcataaaatgtgtcggtttatttatacgtaaattctaccctccgttcctttttaagaaaatgatctgtgaccctgtcgtaccaacaaggcgtcttttccagggacttgactagtgtcctctcaatggccagcagagctaggctgcttaaacgggcttggcccatgtgaagtgtgtcccatggatctttacaccaaaggatcgctgattcgctgatttcgctgtcaatcaaaaagggattcagcctcagacagatcatccaatcatcatgcagaagctgagcatccgggccagccgaggccagcccactgccccatagacccccagagacgctgagcgtccgatgggtgggacaaagcccggcatttatccaatgactcgtctcgtttcgctgcacttcgctgcttcgctattgaactctgtttaaatcactgtgaaactgcgggaatgattgagaggaaagccgtgtctttaccagtgataagaagctgattctgaacaaaagttgagcgcgttgtagtgcatatttattcaatgacacgtacacacaacagtatatatttgatcacttattttttgacattttaggggaagctgagcttcccttgcagtcttagagcaatcgcctctgctttAAATACTTCCCTGaccagtgctggggggctttaaATCAGTTGTGTACAGATGACACACTTCCCTGACAGGATCTTTGTTTTCACCTCTATTCTGGGGGCATCCTGTTATCAATGCTATTCAGTAATTAGTTAATCAACTTTGGGAATCGTCTTTTTATCCACTTCCTTTTACTGGCGAAACTGTGATATGTTCCATGATGTAAAAGCGgcatggcggcacggtggcttggcggttagcacgttcgcctcccagcgctgggatcttgggttcaagtcccatctgggtggagtttccatgttctccccgtgtctgcgtgggtttcctccgggggctccggtttcctcccacagtccaaaaacatggagggtaggtgaattggcttctctaataactgtcctggtgtgtgaatgaatgtctgtatgtgtgagcccagatatggattggcgctctgtcctgggttaaaccctagtgcccgatgcagtcctccaggtggacggtcgtttctggttgagagtacgctgtgcgcgtttggctgccgcttctcgcctgtgtgtgtgaattgagcgttctgagcagtgtagattgtaaagcatccttgggtgtctagaaaggcgctatataagtttaacaataataataataaaaaaaaaaaagtaaaaaaaaaattaaactactGGGTAAAATCCTAAGTCTGATTAAACCCTTTACTAAAATTCGCTTCAGgacataatataaaaattattatatatattatatatatataaatacagggggtcctcgacttacgaagttgatccgttcctacgtcgcgtcgtaaagcgatttttggtgtaagtcggaacatacgtaacATACTGtgcgtaaataacatactgtaagcacttatcctatcctaacacctatcctcctcagtcccgagccgcgtaaccgtgtattcttccaccgcgcacaccacacacgaagttcacgttacgacgtttacgacgcaaaaccacttaagtcgaaacaaggctttatacagtaaatgggagatttGTCGTAagcacgaaacatcgtaactcgggactgacgtgtatatatattcactcatttaaaCCCAAAACAATGAAGACTGTAAAATCCAATGCCACGTTATCACTCTGTCTGCGGTCGGGTCGTATCGATCGATATTGTTAGAAGAGGACAGTTCCTCCAAATGTCAGTCTATGGTTTCCTTGCTGGGTTTGTCTCAGCGTGGAATCGCATCACTTTACTCATATGCTTCTCCAGTTTTAGGGCTGTCACAGCTGCCCGAGTTACAATAATGTACGTACTTCactgttttcactgtttgaCAAGACCTGGGAAATGGGTTATTGGTGACGTCACTGGCAATAATCACATGACAGACAAAGGCGGACACACTTTTGGCACTGAGCAAGCATCCagtttttttcatgcttttctattgaGATTACAGGGGTGTGGCCAAAAGCGGCTGAATTTTCAATTAATatgttgattgattgattgattggttaattaattaattcattaattaattataaaaaggATGAGAAACGGTATGAGGAGTATTAGTGCTTCTCGTATTTTATTAGTATgtcaaaataatgaaaacattctcaTAATTATGAATAAAGATCTCCTAACTTCCTATCTCATACAGATAAAGCATCTTATTATTGTGAGATGGCAACCCCTAATTATAATATAGGATTTCCTAATTACGTGATTTGTACATATAACGTCATCCCTTGTGAAAAAAGAAAGTGTGCTTTAAGTGTACAGTTTTGGAACCACTTAGTActaaatcattattaatatataatttaaatcacATTAGGTTACACTTAATATATACTGAGTGTAGTGAGTAtaagcgcagcaggtaggtgtcgcagtcacacagctccagggacctggatgttgtgggttcgattctcgctccgggtgactgtc belongs to Hoplias malabaricus isolate fHopMal1 chromosome 9, fHopMal1.hap1, whole genome shotgun sequence and includes:
- the colec12 gene encoding collectin-12 isoform X1, whose amino-acid sequence is MKDDFNDDEDVQSFGYKRFGIQEGNECTKCKNDWALRAAIALLYVLCALLTIAVAVLGYKVVQKMDNVTEGMENYGGKIMAVETDLKKLDDQTGEKSENATSEIMSFKAEIQLLQSHLNDIAQTASRNKAALNELRLAGDDIQSGHGSLRDLLESNANTIRKVNRTLNTYSDLIGGLKTDTERLQSDLQTQKREQSSSVNSLNALNFTQSQQRNLIGSLQRSVEDASQAVQKLKNDYQSLQQTARQAKADVEWLREKVQNLQALAANNSALTRSNSDAIEDVASQISSLSEQVQNTSTVTEVHDQSLRELMDQQRDHDNTTSRKFDALEGRLDQNEDHMDRITGNISFTTQLLGAISTDLNGLRGCAETVIRHTDLLLTLNSSVLEARTESNELKAQQEELASRLDKEVSKLSIVMEEMKLVDSKHSQLITNFTILHGPPGPRGPRGDKGPQGPAGKTGEKGDTGERGQPGLPGPKGDKGIHGLPGIPGSKGPPGPRGNPGSKGSRGSGGRAGPPGERGDPGLPGLAGRDGQPGPQGPQGPQGLRGLTGPPGPQGPPGPVGPVGPPGPSGPPGPPAGLPVQVTKPLPPVVPQSSMSHQVQGPVPTTAPGCPPQWKSYKDSCYYFSAPSERLNFEEAKVTCSNKSASMLIINDEGEQLWIRKQIAGKGYFWLGLTDMLEENIWRWVDGSLPSFTKWKPGQPDNWSHGHEEGEDCAGLIHEANWNDFFCTDLNGFICERTNERKVPVL